The stretch of DNA gtttATAATACATGGTGAGTAGCGTACtttgaaaacagaaaatagttGAATAAGGTGCATTTATTTACTCTTGAATATGAGAGTATAATATATGTTTTTTGTTGAGTTTATACCAACTTATAAGATTTGTAAGTCaaaaaaacttatatatatagCAGAATTTGTAAAATAAAACACTTATTATCCTTTTGAATTTGAGTCTTATTAGACAAGTCTCtagaataaaattatatgtGACAACAACTAATTTTACCCTAACTACCCTTTATTCTAGAAAAACAGAATGGTTAAGGGATAAGCACACACAAATTCTATTACTTTCATCTAGAAAGTCAGCCCTATCTCACATTATTCATTCATTTTCGTCACAAATTGGaaatataattaatgaataaaaaaccTGCTTATTCTTCAAGCCACCAAAGTTGGacttcaaaatcaataaaaaaaaacccTCTCAtgtaaattaaagtaattattTGACCCTAGAGAACCCTCTGGACACACTCCAAGGAAACCAAAGCCATGTCATCAATTTAAACATCTCAATTCAATTCACTTATAAGTTATAACCACCTTATCCCTCTCCAGAGAACTCTCCATAGCACCTTTCTTTTTTCCctcctaaaatttttttcttttccctctcgTAAACATAAACACAAACACATAGAAGACACAAAAAAGCTAACATGGGAACTTTGGTGGGACATGTAGCACCAGGTTTTGGGTTCATGCTAATAGGTTTATGGCATCTCTTCAACCACATCAAGCTCCATGCCATTAACCCCAACAACTACACTTCTCCACCATGGTTCCCAACTTCAAGCTCCAAGTACCTTGAGCTCTTCCTCATCATGTTTGGCTGCACTGCTTCCATATCCATGGAGCTCTTCATCGGCCCCGACCGCCACCAACCCTTCGACCCTGACGGCACCATTCCCTCCAACCACCTCCACAACTTCGAGCACTCCTCCATCTCCATGACCTTCTTTGTCTACGCCGCCTTCGCCATCGTCCTCGATAAACTCAACATCCAAGCTCAACATAGCATTACTCAGTTGATTGGAGCCATAGCCTTTGGTCAACAACTCCTCCTCTTCCACCTCCACTCTGCGGACCACATGGGCCCGGAGGGTCAATACCACATGCTCTTGCAACTTCTTGTCCTTATTTCTTTATTAAGTACCCTTTTGGGGATTGGAATGCCGCGAAACTTTTTAGTAAGCTTCGTGCGTTCCATTAGCATATTCTTTCAGGGAATATGGCTTATGACCATGGGGCTCATGCTGTGGACCCCAGGTCTTATCCCGAAAGGATGCTTTATGAATTCTGAGGAGGGTCACAAGGTAGTTAGGTGTCACGATGACATGTCACTTCATCGTGCCAATTCTCTTGTGACCATCCAGTTCAGCTGGTTCTTCATTGTTGTCACCGTTTTCGCGGTGTCTTTATACATAGTTTTGGtcaaattttacaaaaagaTCGAGTATTTTCCTACCAAaaatgaagaggaagaggaggaagacgaATCAAGCCAAGATCTTGAGTCTCCAAAGAAGAACATAGTTGGGAACCTCATGAGGTTCATCCATGTCGGAAAGCCGTATTCATCGCTTGACATTGAAAGGTAATAAGATTTGAAATACATGGCTGTAAATTGCGGTCACAGTCAATTGCTGTAATAAGCCGCAACAGCAGCAATATTGAGACATGAAGCTGGCAAATTAAACTATGAAGGATTACTTAGGTTTGTGGTCCCATAATATGTCAAAATTCATACTTTACATTCATTTAAATTTTGGTGgaaattcaggtgcagtcgacttcacgtgaagttgatatctaaaagtcgttagatgatttgactgaattgattaaatttttatctaacgagTTTTAGATATCAACTTTACGTAAAATCGATTTCACCTGAACTTttacctttatttttatttacgaTAGAAATTCAGGTTCAGTTATCTTCACGTAAAATTAATACCTATAAATCGTTAAATGAAATTACTGCACCCGAGTTTTTATCATCTACAATGCAACTTTAAGTTAAcatcatataaattttttaattggtggctagtttgttaattaattgaaatatatGTTGTTAACTTAGAGCCTATATATTATGTGGAGATATAAAACAAGTGTAAATTGTGGGTGACGTTGTAATTAGTGGTTAGGTGGGTTGGTTCATGGTACAGCAATACAATgttgttttagtttttcttttcccCCGGCATTAGGGAAAagagattaaattaattaagccAGCtgaaattaatgtgattggctTAATTAAACTTGTGCGTGTGGATTACAATGTTACATACAcgtctatatatttttttagagggtgacat from Arachis duranensis cultivar V14167 chromosome 4, aradu.V14167.gnm2.J7QH, whole genome shotgun sequence encodes:
- the LOC107482667 gene encoding uncharacterized protein LOC107482667 translates to MGTLVGHVAPGFGFMLIGLWHLFNHIKLHAINPNNYTSPPWFPTSSSKYLELFLIMFGCTASISMELFIGPDRHQPFDPDGTIPSNHLHNFEHSSISMTFFVYAAFAIVLDKLNIQAQHSITQLIGAIAFGQQLLLFHLHSADHMGPEGQYHMLLQLLVLISLLSTLLGIGMPRNFLVSFVRSISIFFQGIWLMTMGLMLWTPGLIPKGCFMNSEEGHKVVRCHDDMSLHRANSLVTIQFSWFFIVVTVFAVSLYIVLVKFYKKIEYFPTKNEEEEEEDESSQDLESPKKNIVGNLMRFIHVGKPYSSLDIER